TAATGTCATGTTGCTAATGCTTATGTATCTTCAAAACAGGTTAAAGTCTTTTTGTATGGAAGGTGAACGAGAACGGATGAGTGAACAAATCATGGTATTGGAAAACAAGGTATGAATGGATGCTTTTGTACTTTGTAAAATTTTCAGTCAATCCCTCTcatgttgatttttattttttcctttcacttGTATGTGTAGTTGTTGGAAGCACTAGATTGGAAATTTATGCATGAAACAGATCTGGTAAGGGTTCaggttttcactttttttagtgtaataattttttcttgtgtCTAGAATAAAAGGCACTGCAAACTCCTATCTTGACCTCTTTGTCTTTTGCgaatgttagaaaaaaaattctgatttGATGATCGAAGATGTACATAATGATGGTAATCTCATCTCCAAACAGGTAAGAATGATATAGTATTTCCTGCATCCATATTCATGTTTGAAGCAGTGAATGTCACAATAGCTTACTTCAACATAGATGTAAGCTAGAACCTAGAATCTGATTTTGATTGTGCCCATTTATCAGGTTTTCAGATTAGCAGTCACTTTTCAGTGACCCACTGTATAAATTTCATGAGTCTTTATCTAAGTTTCTGAAATCAACATAATTTACCAGTTTGGTGTTGTCATCAAATCTTGCTAAATTAAGCTTTCCAGTATAAATATTGGTGGACATATATTGAATCTCATGAAAATGGAAAAACAGGCCCATCTCaattagtgtgttttaaatCTAACATGAATAATACTGGCGCTCAAGTAGTAGTAGGTAGTGGTAGACATGGAATGCAGTTTAGACTATACATTTTGTTTCTTCATGTTCTTCATTTACCACTTTTTAGAAATGGTCAGGGTGGAAACTCTAAATCatctatttttcttcatttaccaCTATTATCACATTGTGGATATTCTAGAAGCTCAGTCCATATGTCAATCATTGTCATATGGCCAGTCATTGAATAAGGAGCCCTAGTAATTATTTAGATATCCAATGTGTAAAAAGATAGAATGTCTTTCTGCTTAATTATCTTACATTTATagttgtttgtaattttttgtgcttgcattttaaattttctgtGAATATGACTTATTCAACTATTTAATTcttattaatatttgtctttaggAGTCAAGTTGAAAATCACGATGGCAGTCTTTGGTTAGGGAGGAAAATGAGTTTCTCAAGATTCAGGTCTAGATCACACTTGTTtgtactcttattttttttaaaaaaaaatttattcaactTACTAGTCCATTTGTCTGTCACATTCTCTCTGACTTGATATGTTTTATCTACGACAGGCTATACAAAACCAGCCTTTGGGTTGGGGAGGGTATGCTCTAAAATGCAAACTTCAGAACCTAAAACATAGACTAAAATCCTGGAGTAGAGATATCTGTGGAGATCTTGGCAGCAAGGTGAAGCAAACTCAGAATAGGTCACTGCAAGGAAGgcatagtattttttatatgtacgGAAGACTTAATGCCCCACGACACTTTGGGAAtgataatagaaattatttgcCATCATCTGTGTTTATGGAACAAACACCTTATGAAATCAGTGCTCATGGCTCTTcaaggtaaagaaaagaaaactagcCAGTGGGGAAATTAACTATAACGCATGTAttaaaacatgaataaaattttgatatatcTTTAATGTTATTCTGTGTAGATTACACCCGACAGCACTCTTCAATAGTAAAATGATGATAAGATCAAGTTCAGGGTGGGACAAAGATTTATATAATTGTCAGTCGTATCAACGTAGTTTCTGCAGTCCTAACCTCACTGGGCACGCGAAGTTTGATGCTGAGGTAATAAAACTGCTACATTACTCACATTTTTACCTGCCAAttcatattatttgatttgCTTAATTATGAGAATTGAAAATAGGTAAATTAAAGGAGAAATAAGAATGAtacaaataaaagagaaataaagtaTATTATTTAGATTAATAGAAATAGGGAGGGGGAGTAGAGAAATTTCTCTCTACTTATTTTGatgagtgaaaaagaaaatcaaataacataatttttttaaattttttatataataataaaaactaaaaaataaaaatgaaatagagaTTAATTATTCTGCTCCATTTCATTCCAATTTGGGAAAAAAAGTGTTTTCTAGTAGATCTCATGAAAATAACTTCActtctatctattttttttctcccaatCAAATGGGGTTAGAGTTTATATTCCCCATAacattgatttataattttaaaatgggaAAGGAGAATTAAGtccctttaattttatttttttcaaatagacAGCCTCAACTTTAATTTTGTCTTAATTAATacttaaattatactttttctttcaaatagaCAACAtgaactttaaaattattatgattgaTATTTAAACTTTAACTTTTTCATAAATAGGCACCTTGAACTTTAATTGCATTTCAATTAATCTTTAAAACTTAtctttttactaatattttttttatcttaaatgttaatcattcatttttttgttacaactcattttcatatttaaaatgtaataaagaatataaatttaaaagatatgtataaaaagggaaaataataacataaaaaagtattatttgattttttaatttttaattttattaaattttaatgtttgatCAAATCTTATTTTGGGAAGACTCTTGGGTGGGTGATGGCTCTGTTCTTAGAGAAAAATACCCAGATTTATATGAGGTATCTTCTCAAAAACTTCAGACAGTGGCAAGCATGGGGATTTTTGGAGAAAATGGCTGGGAGTGGAAATTTTCTTGGAAAAGACATCTTTTTGATAGTGAATTGGGGGAAGCCACAACTTTTATCGACCATACCTCAGCTATAAGTCCTGTTGCAGACTTGAAGGATGACTGGGTGTGGGGAGCTCAACCAACGGGAATGTTCTCTACAAATTCTGCTTACAACTGTCTCAGATCTGAGCAGTCTCTCCATCAGCCAAACAGTGGCTTTAGACAGCTATGGGAAATCAAAATCCCCCCTGCAGCTTTATCCTTTGCCTGGAGATTACTCTGGGATAGGCTTCCTTCTAAGGATAATTTAATCATTAGACAGATTGTCCTCCAAAACGATCTATGCCCTTTTTGCCAAAGCCAAGTGGAATCTGCTTCTCACCTTTTCTTCACTTGTTATAAAGTTATGCCATTATGGTGGGAATTCAACTCATGGGTGAAGGAAGATAGAGTTTTGCACAGCAAGCCTATGGACAACTTTCTTCAGCATTGTTCATTGGCTGGATCGAGGAATTCTAACAGAAGGAGGAAGATTTGGTGGATTGCAGCTACCAAATCCATTTGGAGCCTTAGAAACGACATGGTTTTCAACAACCAGTCTTTTGACATATCTAAATTGATGGACAGATCTATTTATCTCACTTGGTCTTGGTTGAGGGGATGGGAAAAGGATTTTACTGTTCCTTTTCACCAATGGTCCTCTTATATGTCTTTGTCATTCATTTAATGTGTCATTTGTAGGGATGGGTTTTATTGATTTTGGTGGCTGTTGGTTATTTTTCTGTGTTTTAGGGGATGCTACCCTTTGTTTTCctgtagtacctctggtactatgcttcttatatatataatattatttttggctgttcaaaaaaaaaaagagaagcagAGGCTCATGAGACAGCAATTATGCTGGCAAAGGAGAATGATGAACTCAAGATGAAACTTAAAGCCTTGATTGAGGATAATAGTAAACTAATTGAATTGTATGAACAAGCTGCTGCTGAGAACAATAATAGAAATGTTAATAAAGGGGAGGATGGTCAAGAAATTGGTTCCAAGATTGACAATGGTTTTTGTAGGGTGGTTTTTCTTTCCTGTTTTACAGGTCTACTATGTATCttgtagtacctctggtacttttttaatcaatatatatatatttgctttccaaaaaaaaattatatcaatgaaGAGTAAATTACAGTAAATGTCACTGAAATTCCCCCTGATATCCCTGTTTTTTCTACTCGTACACTAACCCTATTAATTATTTGCAAAACATGACACTAATATCCTTGTACATTACACTATACcattaattgattgaaaatcattACACCATGTACCCTTGTAAGAAAGCAGCTGTAAACATTAAAAAACCAAGGGTTTTGTGCAATATCAAAAACTTTTAAGGGGAGTTAGTgcaatttaatgttatataaaatgtaaacaatttgaattcaaaacaaaagacgCATCATTTCACAGACAAATTGTTCCAATGAATCAGAACGCCTTGCCACTTTCTTGGCTTCAACTCTTTTAAGTCAATTTATGAGAACACACTCATTGATTGTGCAGGTATTGTTATTTCAGTATTTAGAAACTTAATGAGAGAAATGACAGTCAACAGTTACAAAGTAGGAAACATATCATAACAGGGGAGTTCATGTCCACCTCAAATGCAATAAACAATGAAACTATAACTGATAGAACGAACGCAGGCAGAAGGTACCTTAGATTGAACAACACACGATGCTGGCCTCTGTGTTCTGCTGGCAGGAATGACGACCTGCGATTAAATTAGGGGTCTTTGGTCTGGTCATTTGACAGATAGTATAGATTAGGGTTTATAGTTTTTAagatgtaaatatatatatatatatatatatatatatatatatatataactattaatttaatcaaGGGACGAAATTAAGGTTTAAGGATGAGAACCTGCAGAAAATCACGGTGCTGCGTGTGACTTAGCGAGTTAGGGTGTTGCAACTGGAGGATAAAAAGCACAAATTGAGGACCAGAGAGAGCTCAGAGCTGTTCCAATGTTGTTGAAGACAAGatgtttagaaatttttttgttttaatttagatcattaaaattcaaaaaggggtaaaaaataatagaaaaaacattGTGGCAAATTATAGCCGCCAATAAATGCTAAGACCAAATAAACCACAACTGTATGCTTTGTGACGTTTATAGCCAatcagtattttaatttttaaaccgcGGCAATGTATATATTGTGTTGGGATAAAACACAACAATCCATTTTATCCCACAAAATAATGGCCATAccataaaaaaaacagaaacaacTATTTATCACTTTATCTTTATcatgaaaatttaattgatttttttcaccatcaatctaatccaaacacactagtAAGTTGAATTCCAAAGAATTCCTATGGGGGGAAAACCAGATAGTAGGAAGATTGCTTGGATTTCTTGGAGCCAGTGCTGCTCTCCTAAGCATATGGGAGGGTTGGGGATTAGAGATCTTCCAAGTCTTAACAAGGCTCTGTTGTTCAAATGGAAGTGGCTGATGTTCCACCAACCAGCCAGCTTTGGACCAGAATTCTGATCTCTATGTACAATGGCTGGAGGGGATTGGAGTATGGTCCTCGAAAGCAGTATTTCTCTACTTGGTGGGCTGATTTAAGGGCCATCTTTCAACAGCAAAATGTGGTCAGTGCTGATAATCAAATCAGGTGGAAGCTGGGGAGAGGTGACAAATTCCTCTTTTGGGAAGATCCTTGGGGTGATGAAGGAGTTCCTCTAAAGGATCAATTCCATGAGTTATTCAGTATTTCTTCCCAAAGAGATTTAAGGGTGGCAGAGGTGGGATCCTGGACAGAGAATGGATGGGTCTGGAATATGGTTTGGAGAAGACACTTGTTTGATAATGAGGTGCAGCTAGCCTCTATTTTCATTGATCACATCCACCAAATCAGAGTTAACAACAATCTCAATGATACCTGGGTTTGGGGAGCTGAATCCTCTGGGATTTTGTCAACTAAATTTGGTTATCAAGTTATTAAATCTGAGATGGTACATTCAAGGTCTGTACCTGGGATTCAAGAAACTTTGGGAGATCAAACTTCCTCCTAAAGCCCTTTCTTTTGTTTGGAGGTTATTATGGGACAGACTTCCCACGAAGGACAACTTGATCAAGAGGCAGATTCAGGTAGATAATGATTTATGTCCCTTCTGTCACAATCAACCCGAATCCGCATCCCATCTATTTTTCACCTGTGGCAAAACTATGGCTATATGGTGGGAATACCTTTCTTGGGTAAAGGAAGACAAGGTGTTTCACTGTAGGCCTTTGGATAATTTTATCCAACACTACTCCTCAGCAACTTCAAAGGTTTCTAACACAAGAAGGACAATGTGGTGGATAGCAGCTATAGTATAAATTTGGA
Above is a window of Glycine soja cultivar W05 chromosome 12, ASM419377v2, whole genome shotgun sequence DNA encoding:
- the LOC114378910 gene encoding uncharacterized protein LOC114378910, which produces MFYLRQAIQNQPLGWGGYALKCKLQNLKHRLKSWSRDICGDLGSKVKQTQNRSLQGRHSIFYMYGRLNAPRHFGNDNRNYLPSSVFMEQTPYEISAHGSSRLHPTALFNSKMMIRSSSGWDKDLYNCQSYQRSFCSPNLTGHAKFDAETLGWVMALFLEKNTQIYMRYLLKNFRQWQAWGFLEKMAGSGNFLGKDIFLIVNWGKPQLLSTIPQL
- the LOC114378911 gene encoding uncharacterized protein LOC114378911, translating into MFSTNSAYNCLRSEQSLHQPNSGFRQLWEIKIPPAALSFAWRLLWDRLPSKDNLIIRQIVLQNDLCPFCQSQVESASHLFFTCYKVMPLWWEFNSWVKEDRVLHSKPMDNFLQHCSLAGSRNSNRRRKIWWIAATKSIWSLRNDMVFNNQSFDISKLMDRSIYLTWSWLRGWEKDFTVPFHQWSSYMSLSFI